A window of the Juglans microcarpa x Juglans regia isolate MS1-56 chromosome 5D, Jm3101_v1.0, whole genome shotgun sequence genome harbors these coding sequences:
- the LOC121265102 gene encoding UPF0481 protein At3g47200-like: protein MPGNREHVISVEELLSRKVNHVVGTEAGETSRGRDTSGLRRRIIELEDKDCSPPRPAVCKLKKLRFEKLRKAGESATPNNAAQKASPKIQRVPLLLRDHQHFDKYFKPRIVAIGPIHHGEPKYKPAEAYKLRMANYFVQDSGTKDEILYDIVEKKIEQLRKCFDEEVTKKYDDQALAWMLFVDGCAILQCIYYVFNECNDFKIKIDHMAFGQQDLLLLENQVPYQLLLDLMNSSAKKDGLRDSIDRFIKMQSMGAHEELGTTETPTHLLDLLRTRIIGKSKFSPDRPMNPAETVKWHKSSSIDVQSYRNVQELTAAGIYVAPSKAGSLTTVSFTKGVLNFYSGYLLLSPIIIDDSTGPKFMNLIAYEMCPDFYNNFEVASYISFLDSLIDHPSDVMELRNSGILHNLLGSDKEVAQLFNEIGTDLVPDPDAYQDVKAAIQIHYQTQWKTWIAEALHDHFRSPWTILAFSAAMIVLGLTFVQTWFSFKEDRSNSRGRVRR, encoded by the coding sequence ATGCCAGGAAATAGGGAGCATGTTATTTCCGTGGAGGAGTTGCTTTCGAGAAAGGTTAATCATGTTGTCGGAACCGAAGCTGGTGAAACGAGCAGAGGCCGCGACACTTCCGGCCTGCGGAGGCGGATCATTGAACTCGAAGACAAAGACTGCAGTCCTCCCAGGCCGGCCGTGTGCAAGCTGAAAAAGTTGAGGTTTGAGAAACTGAGGAAGGCAGGAGAAAGTGCCACGCCAAATAATGCAGCTCAGAAGGCTTCTCCAAAAATACAAAGGGTTCCGCTCTTGCTGCGAGATCACCAACATTTCGACAAGTATTTCAAACCAAGGATAGTTGCAATCGGTCCTATTCATCATGGTGAGCCAAAATACAAGCCAGCAGAGGCGTACAAGCTTAGAATGGCAAACTACTTCGTCCAAGACAGTGGTACAAAGGATGAGATTTTGTACGACATTGTTGAGAAGAAGATCGAGCAACTAAGGAAGTGCTTCGACGAGGAGGTGACCAAGAAGTATGATGATCAGGCCCTCGCCTGGATGCTGTTTGTGGACGGGTGTGCAATATTACAGTgcatatattatgtatttaatgAATGCAAcgatttcaaaattaaaatcgaTCATATGGCCTTTGGGCAGCAGGATTTGCTCTTGTTGGAGAACCAAGTTCCGTATCAACTTTTACTTGATTTGATGAATTCCAGCGCAAAGAAAGATGGATTGAGGGACTCGATCGATCGATTCATCAAAATGCAGAGTATGGGGGCGCACGAGGAACTAGGGACTACGGAAACGCCGACCCATCTGCTCGATCTCCTCCGGACGAGAATCATAGGCAAAAGCAAATTCAGTCCTGACCGCCCCATGAACCCTGCTGAGACAGTCAAATGGCACAAGAGTAGCTCAATTGACGTGCAGTCGTATCGCAACGTGCAGGAGCTTACAGCAGCAGGAATTTACGTGGCGCCCAGCAAAGCTGGTTCCTTGACGACCGTATCATTTACTAAGGGAGTACTGAATTTCTATTCCGGATACCTCTTGCTTTCTCCAATTATTATTGATGACTCAACAGGGCCCAAGTTCATGAACTTGATAGCCTACGAGATGTGTCCGGATTTCTACAACAACTTTGAGGTCGCATCTTACATATCATTCCTTGATTCGCTCATTGATCACCCCAGCGACGTAATGGAGTTAAGGAATTCGGGCATACTCCACAACCTCCTTGGCAGCGACAAAGAAGTGGCTCAACTCTTCAATGAGATTGGCACCGACTTGGTTCCTGACCCCGACGCATATCAGGACGTAAAAGCTGCCATTCAGATTCACTACCAAACTCAGTGGAAGACCTGGATTGCTGAAGCCCTCCACGACCATTTCAGAAGCCCCTGGACTATTCTGGCATTTTCGGCCGCCATGATAGTATTGGGTCTAACTTTCGTACAGACCTGGTTCTCATTCAAAGAAGACAGGAGTAATTCCCGAGGCCGAGTTCGGCGCTAG
- the LOC121265134 gene encoding E3 ubiquitin-protein ligase BRE1-like 1: MELKLILEMYRREFTDSRDVMEATDSEYKAWAHVQTLKSSLDERNLELRVKTANEAEAISKQRLAAAEAEIAELRQKLESSKRFDLH, from the exons ATGGAGTTAAAGTTGATTTTGGAAATGTATAGACGTGAATTTACTGATTCAAG GGATGTCATGGAAGCTACAGACTCAGAATATAAGGCTTGGGCCCATGTTCAAACTTTGAAATCCTCTCTTGATGAGCGCAACTTGGAATTGCGAGTCAAGACTGCAAATGAAGCTGAGGCCATATCCAAGCAAAGGCTTGCCGCAGCAGAAGCTGAGATTGCTGAGCTGAGGCAAAAATTAGAATCTTCCAAAAGGTTTGATTTACATTGA